A window of Sorex araneus isolate mSorAra2 chromosome 3, mSorAra2.pri, whole genome shotgun sequence genomic DNA:
cttccaggagtaattcctgcgtgcaaagccaggagtaacccctgtgcatcgcctggtatgacccaaaaaacaaacaaacaaaatggagtgggagagtgggacaaggttggggtggggaaaggcAAGCTAGGGCCCAGTTGCTCAGACACTGCTGCCTTCTCAGGCACCTGTCAGAGGTGGAGGCACTGCAGAGCCTGCAGAAGAAGGAAATCGAGGACCTGTACAGCCGGCTAGGGAAGCAGCCCCCGCCGGGCATCGTGGCCCCCGCTGCCATGCTGTCGAGCCGCCAGCGCCGTCTCTCGCTGTCCAAGGGCAGCTTCCCCACCTCCCGACGCAACAGCCTGCAGCGCACAGAGCCCCCTGGCCCAGGCCCCGGTGAGACTGCGATGGCCCCCTCCCTACCCAGCTAGCTGCTTGCAGGCCCTGGGATTCGGCCCTTGGGCTCGGGGGCTTGCCTCCCCCTTCCCTCACCAAGCTCTTCCCTTCCCATCCTGCTCCCAGGCATCATGCGAAGGAATTCCCTGAGCGGCAGCAGCAGTGGCTCCCAGGAGCAGCGGGCAAGCAAGGGGGTGACCTTCGCCGGGGATGTTGGCAGGATGGTGAGGGCGGGCCCAAGGGAGGGAGAGCCCCAGGCAGGGCAACTGAAGCAGCTTCCTCCTCCTGCCGTTCAGCTCTCTTCagtgctttctcctttctctccagtGAATGCAGAACAGAAGCCATGTGTCTCCCCCACACCAGGGGCCAACACGGAGCTCGTGCTGACTGAGCCAGCTGCGCCCGGAGGGTCCCAGCACTGAGGGAGTAGCCCGCCGGCTAGAGGCAAAAAGGGTTGCACCAGGCCAGAGAGAGCCACACCTCGGGAACTACCTGCTGAGAGCAGCGGGTATCAGATCTGCCGCCCTGCCAACTTCAGCCTGGCCCTCCCCACCAAGGGTCAACCACTAATCGGTCCCCACCCAGGCCCAGATGCTTCTAGAGGGCACACTCCCAGCTGGGCAGGCGGTTGTTCTCACACCGGGATTAGCAGCAGCCAATAAAAATGCTGGAGAGCAGGACTCTGAGAATCTCACTTGTGCCTGAAGAAAactgggaggggagagagactctggggctgggggtgggtggtgggtggcagCAGGGCAGGATTTAGCAGGTTCATTTCTAAGGGAAGCTGGGTGGCGGGGGGAATTCCTGCCAGCATTCCATCAGGAAATGAGCAAGGGCACCGATGCCTGACAAAGTTAAGATCCTATCCAGCACAAACAGTCCCCATTGGCAGTTTAAGAGGCTGCTGGTTCCTCAGCCTTCCTTTGTCACTAGCTGCAGAAATGGGAAAAGGCAGTAAAGATGGAGCAAGCAGGGGACTAAaacatggtacagcaggtaagggacttgccttgcatgctgctggcctggttcaatccccgacacttCATAAAGTCTCcgaagctcctccaggagtgatccctgagcacagaaccataaaccctgagcaccaccaggtgcgggTGCGACCcaaaccccctcaaaaaaaaaaaaaaccaccggaaaaaaaaaacaacatgagTGAGGATGTGGCGTTCTGCTTTTTTTTCAGGGTTGGGGGGTAGGagcactggggatggaactcgggatCACAGCCATGCAAgcacgtgctctaccactgatCTATAGCCCCAGCCAAAGTGGAGTTCCTGAGGGTAGAGGACAGAAGAGTGACCTTCACTTTCCTGGTAACACTCGGTCCCCAACAGCCCAGTGACCCACCATGATCCCTCCTTTAAATCAGGCGGAAAGATCGCAAGGAAAAAGTCATTCTAGTTAAACATTTCCAGTTCCCTAGGGCAATGCCATTGCCTCAGCCAAGGTGGCACTTTTGGGCATGAAGTGCCCTGTCCCGCCCCAACACACTCACCTGGCCCCAAGAGAGATGACTCCATTTATTTCCTCAACCAGACCTCAGCTTTCCCACCGGACACTCCAAACCTGCACGTggctgccacccccacccacagatGTCCAAACCCTAGAAGAGGAAGGGCGGAAACCAAGTCAGAACTCTCGGGAAAAGTCAAGGTTGCCACATAAAACCAGTTCCCACACGAGGGGAAATGGGCAGTGCTTTCTTGAAGAGGGCCCGTGCCATCATCATCCTCCTGATCCTTGGGCTACATCATTGTCCACAGGTAGTGACGCCAGACTTGGGATTCCACAGGGTCATGGGGAAGGAGGTGCCAGCAGGTTGCAGATGGAGGCAAGTGCCCGGCTGGATTAGGATCCTGATGCCCTTGCCATCGCTCGGGCTCGAGCTGCTTTGGCCTCATCCTCCAGCTCATCAAGGAAGCGCTCCTGGGACACTGAGTAGAAGGTGTAACCATCTGGGAAGTGCATTTAGGAAAACACTTGGACTGTGCATATTCCCTTCTTCCTCAACTAGCCGCCACCCTTGTTACTTTCTCCTCTCAAATCAATGACTGCCTTCTGCCCGCACTCCGATTCTATTATTATGGAATAATCCACATATGCATACAGATCCTGATGTATAATAACCAGGATTAAATCTAATAacccatatataatatatgttgctctggaatctctcctggcggggctcgggggacatTATACGGTGTCCTGATCGACCCTGATACatggggctgcatgcaaggcaactgctctccCTGAGCCACATTGAGGTTCTTCACAGGGCACCTTGAAAGAACTAAGGTGCATTAACCGCTCAGCACCAGAAGTGGTCAGGACTGACTGGCATTTCGGGTTCTGTCCACCCCCTCTCACTGCCCTAGCTCTCCTCACTCCTTCCTCCACTCCCAGGTGCGGTCTCCCTCGGCCCACAGTTCGGGCGGATACAAATGGCTAACACCAGGGCTCCTATGCCCAGGCCGGTCACGATGTTCCGGGTCCGCCGCTGTGGCAGCGTCTTCTGCCACTGAGCGAGCTGCGCCTGCCGCATAAAATGCAGCTGCTGGGGCGTCAACTTCTCCCGACTCGGGTCGATGCGCTGAGCCACGGGGGCCTTTCCACTCTTGACGTCCACCGGCCCACCAGCTCCCGACGCCGCCATGTTGCCACTCCGCCCTTCGCGGTCTCGGAGGCGGCAGGAGGGCGGGGACCGCGGGGCGTGCCGGGACTAGCAGGCGCAGGGGACGCTGGGAGATGTAGTCCCTGTTCCCGTGTTCCGACTGAGGGAGCCGCTAGGCCTAGgaagggcggggggtgggaaggaggggggggaaggaggaaagcGATGGTGCTTTTTGATTGGCTAGAAAGGTGGGCGGAGGAAAGCAGCGTTGCTTTCCGATTGGCTGAGAGATTCGTGCCGTTGGGGCGGGAAAAGATTGTGGTTGAGTCGACGCGGAGAGGAAATTGGGTTTTCCTCACACTTCAGACGAAGACAAACACCCCGAAGGGAGCGAAAACCTCAGAGCGGGGCCAGAAGGTTCCAGAGAGAAACCCGCAGGGTCGGTTTATTGAATCCAGTGAGCCTCTGAGCCTCCACTGACTTCTGAAAATGGACAGACCGCCGAGGCCCAGACAGGCCGCCCTCAGTGACTTTCAGTTCGGGGTGGTGGCCACTGAGACCATCGAAGACGCTCTTCTCCACCTGGTGCAGCAGAATGACCGGGCCGTGCAGGAGGCCGCGGGCCGCATGGGCAGCTTCAGGGAGCCCCGCATCGTGGGTGTGGAGCCAGGGCCGGCGAGGCGGGTTTCTGGGAGCCAGGGTTCCGTCAGGGAAGGTGCCGAgctagagcctcagtttccttcacGCTCATCCATTTCGTCAGCGCCCACTCTGTGTGCCAAGTGCCGGGGAGCCGGGGGTGAATCGACCCCCTACTCCCTACTCTTGATTTCCTCAGGAAGTGCTGCGGCTCCCTGAGGGCCACCCACATACACCATCTTGGCAGGCTAGGGGGACCCATGTGCAGGgtacagagtgtgtgtgtgtgtgtgtgtgtgtgtgtgtgtgtgtgtgtgtgtgtgtgtgtgagagtgagagagagagagagagagagagacagagagagagagagacagagagagagagagagagaaagagcgccACAGAGCCACATGCCAGTCTGTTATGGTAGAGGTGGGGCCTCCAGGTATCAGGGCTTTTGAAGCGAACCCCCAGGGCAACCCCCAGGGCAAGCAATGCTGGGTGGTGACTGCAGGAGGAAGGGGAACAGCATTTCTCCCCAAAGGGACCAGGTCACAGGAGCCGACCTGTGTGGGAGTGTGTAGGGTTATCCAGGTTGAGTGGAGGAGTGGTCCCACTCAAGGAAGGGAAAATAGGAGACATTCCAATGTGTGGATCTCTGAATGCCACGGTGAGGAGTTGACACTGAGCTAAGTCAGTAAACAAGGCAGGGACGGTTTTTACATATGGGAGTTACAGGACTGTAACTTTGTTCTCAGGAAACGTTAGTTTGGAAAGATAGACTGGAGTTGATGGGAGAGAGGCTATGTGTTAGTAGTTCAGGTGATAGGGCAAAGAGACCAggatgaatgaaaaataattttttgggggggtgaggtcACACCAattgatgctcagaagttactctaggctctgcactcaggaattattcttggtggtgcttggaggaccatatgggatgccgaggattgaacttgggtcggctgcgtgcaaggcaaatgccctacccactgtgctatcgctcgggcccatGAAAAACAATCTGAGGCCAAAaaatccagttctttttttttttgggggggcacaccttacaatgcccaggggttattcttgcctctggactcaggaattacttctggcagtgttcaggggaccatatgagatgttgagAATCACTGATCAAATTGAGGTGGCTGCAATAAGGCAAGTGTgccttaccatctgtactatctctccccaaATCTTGAGTTCTTTAGTGGATAGGCAGAGGGTGTTTCTCAGAGGTAGAGTATATTGCTTTGTAAGTGTGAGATCTTGGGtctgataaaaaggaaaagaaggtgaTGACAAAGATATAAATGGGAATATATTGGTGCCATTATgagaaatatacattaaaaattaaaactggaggAAACCTGACATTTTTGTGAAAGATTTTAGGCTTTGTGTTTGGATCTACTGAGTTTTGGATGTTTGCAATTCATCTTCAAGATGGTTTatagcagatttttaaaaatgtaagccaGGTCAGGCCAAGGATTTGCTTCAGTGgtaggtctcttgccttgcatgtgtgaggccctgggtttgatcccttgctaCTGCTACTATTACTatacgatgatgatgatgacgactacTATTACTACTATATTAATAAAAAGTAAGCCAGAAGAGGAGTTAGCACTAGAGATAAAggcttaatgagttattttcTCAATGATGGTGTTGAAACTAGCAGAGGATTAGCTTCTAGagaaagcaaagagaagaaaatcaaggacAATTCCTGGGAAACATTTTGTGGGAACTGGAGTAGGAAGAAGAGAagtgaagaaaaggaaggaagccGAGAGTGTCTGGGGAAATAGAAACAAGAGGAAAATTTCCTTTCGGAAGCCAAAGGGAAAGTTTCTAGAAGGATAAGGTTCAGCTGTTTCAGATGCTTTGGGAGTGTGAACAATGGGAATGAGGATTTCAAAAAGACCATAACATTTAAGGATTTGGACATACTTGCTCACCTTTGAGATAGTCATTTAGCAAGATGGCCAAAGTCAAAACCAAATTGCACAACACTGGGGAATAAATGTTGAAGTGGAAGAAGCAGGCTTTCAAAATGAACAGTGATAGAAACTAAAGAGCACAAGTTCTAGTTTAAAAGGACagaaacagaggctggagcaatagcacagtgggtagggcatttgccttgcatgcggctgacccgggttcgatttccagcatcccatatggtcccctgagcaccgccaggagtaattcctgagtgcagagccaggagtaacccctgtgaattgccaggtgtgacccaaaaagcaaataataataataataataaaataaaaggacagaaacgggctggagcaatagcacagcgggtagggcttttgccttgcacgcagccgacccgggtttgattcccagcaccccatatggtcccctgcgcaccgacaggagtaattcctgagtgcatgagccaggaataacccctgtgcattgctgggtgagatccaaatagaaaaaaagaacagaaatagatCTTTTGTTAACAATAGATCTGTGTATATTTGTAAGTACTGGAGATGGACCAGCACAGAGAGAAGTGCAGCTTTCATCAATTCCAGTGAACCCAGGctcacttttcattttctttttccttttggaaggggGATTTTGGACTAtatctggtcatgctcaggggttactcctggctctgctctcaggatttcctcctgggcagtgctcggggaacatatgggatgccagggatttactACCACTCTGGCTTCCCAAGTTCACTTTTCTTgacaaattaaaatggaaaataagggctagagagatagtacaggggttatggtaAATTCTGCAATCCCCAGTAGTGTATATGATGTAGCCCCActgggtggggggaaaggaaatAGAAACGAGTGCCTACATTCTTAATTCTAGGAAATAAAAGAACTTGCTAACATCACAAGTATGTGTTCTAGGGCATTTTTGCTTAATTGCTTCAACTAATTCTTTACTGCATTGAACATGCTAGCAAAGATTTAGTTTATGTAATGGTACGGTGTTGATAGCTATAATATCAAGTAAATGATTAAACTATCTAGcttgatttatatatttcttccttAGAAAGTCAAATTTTCCCTGAAGACATGGTAATTAATAATTCTTTGCTCATAAGTGCTAAAAGCTCTTGGTTATGCAGGAGCATTTTTGTTGAGAACTTGTTTCCACTCCCTAATGATACTGCaaactaaataaaattctatCTGGGACTGTACTTTCAAAGAGAAATAGAGGCGGCTTAAAATCTTGCCAAGGCATCTTGTCATTCCCACTTCCCAAAGATTTTCCTTCTCTGCAAAACTGAACTGTGTAAATGGCCACAGTAACAAACATGCTCCTGGGGAGAGGCTCAGCCACCCCAGATTTACCCAacaaactggtggtgggaagatggtgTTCAGCTGTAAGGTGAATCGTGTTTGTAAAGCAATGGGAGTTCGCCAGAGGGTGGTTACTAAACAAACAGTATTATAAAGAATACTGAAGCACCAGGAGGGACCTTTCTGTTCCTGTCAACATTCCACTGAAAACAATATAGAGGTTAAGGTTTTTTATCTAAGACTCTCCCTTGAAGATGGGGGGTCCCAGCATGGTGTAGAGGCCAATAAGATCAGCTGGTATGTTTGTGTGTAGCTGGCCAAGTCTTTTATCAGCTGAGACCCACAGGAAGGCTCAAGAGTCTCTAAGGGGAGCTTGGTGAGCCTTTGTCTTTGGCATTCAATCAGCCTCCTTTTCATGCCTCTGATCTGCCTACTGGCAGCAAAAAGAACCAAGCTCAGCTTGAGTTGTTACAGTCTCATCTTTCTCACCTCCTGACCCTCTTCCTTTGGCCTTGTCATTCCTTTCACACAATGCCAAGAGTTCACAGAGTGGTTTTGGTTGCATCTTGTGAATTAGGCTCTTCTTTCCTGTTTTGGCAGAGTTTATTTTTCTCCTGTCTGAACAATGGTGTCTGGAGAAATCTGTGTGCTACCAGGCCGTAGAAATCCTAGAAaggtaaagccctgagcataaagcctTTGTGAATTGGTACCTCTCAGAATAGCTAAGATACCCATAAAACATAGCTCCATACCATGAGACTTGATTTTGCACTATTTCTTCTCTTGTTCATGTAACTTTCTTAGCCAGTGATTCATTTTGGAAAGGATAAACAGTTTGAAGCACACAACCCCTTTAGTTTGAATGAGTGTGAACTGTttactcttcctttccctttataGGTTTATGGTTAAGCAGGCAGAGAATATTTGCAGACAAGCCACAATCCAGttgagaaataaaacagagaCTCAGAACTGGAGGGCTCTGAAAGAGCAGCTTTTCAACAAGTTTATCCTGCGCCTTGTGTCATGTGTTCAGCTGGCGAGTAAACTTTCCTTTCATTACAAAGTAAGGATCTGGGGTTGTTCATGGGCAACTGAATGTTAGAATCAAGCTCATCCAAAGTTGACTGTGAAAAACTTACTCCTAGGCTAGGTAATACTACTCATGTGGAAATTCCAGAGGGTAATAATACTTCCGAAGCATACCTcctccacacacagacacacagtcacacataggTGGTTATTTAATAGCCTTCATTTCTGTTCCCAAACTATAATTGCTGGACAAATGCCATCATTCACACAGGTCACCTTTCTTTCCCTTGGACTCAAGGGCTGTTTACATAAGATGATTGAACTGCCAGTGTACCTATCAGTCTCAGAGGCAAACTATAATGTTTATAAAGGATTAAATGTTTCCTCATCAATACCCAATGCCTACATGGTAAAATATCAATTCAAtaactttttggttttgtgccacacctggtagtactcagggcttactcctggctctgcactcaggaataactcctcacaggcacaggggaccatatggggtgctggggaatcaaatctGTGTcaaccttatgcaaggcaagtgccttagctgctatactatttctccagaccgccccccccccccaagtatttttattttctatggcCAGATATCCAGCTGTACTAGATGTAACTATCATGGttacaataataaaaatcttGAATTCTCAAGGAATTATCTAATGAGATGACACACAGGCTAATAATGTGACAAAGTACTTTTGATTAATGTAAATACAGAGGGTTATGTACCTCATCAACCTTGGAAATCACATAAGCATATTTAGAGAAAATtactacttttgtttgtttttgggttacacccagcagtgttcagagattactcctggctctacattcaggaatcactcctggcagtactcagaggaccgtatgggatgctggggatcaaacctgggtctgccatatacaaggcaggcaccttacccattgtactgtctctccagtccatagAGAAAATTACTTCTTGAAGTGGGGAGGACACAAGAAGAAGAACAGAACTTAAGAAGTGAGGAGTGGGGAAGAAAAGGAGATAGACATCCAGGAAATAGCATATGTAGCCAACTGGGGGGGCTGCAGTGGTTTGGGGGACCTCAGGTACTGACATATGACAAGCAGAGTATAAAGGGGAACTACCAAGAGAGATGAGATAAAGGCATGAGCTGAATTGTGAAGGATTTTGTATAATATGCCAAAATATTTGACCTTTATTCTGGCACCATTTTTTCCTCCCTCTGTTTTCTTTGCTCAGATAATTAGCAACGTTACAGTCCTGAATTTCCTCCATGCTCTTGGGTATTTACATACAAAAGAAGAACTTCTGGAATCAGAGCTTGATGTTTTGAAGTCCCTAAACTTCCAAATCAATCTGCCTACTCCCCTGGCATATGTGGAGCTGCTCCTGGAGGTCTTAGGTACTTTATCAACTGTATTCATGGTATGTGGGTTTGAGTCTTCTATAGCAGGCAACAAGGAAGTATCCACGGAGTTGGGGCTAACAGCAAAATACATTAATGAGGAATAGAAGAAAGCCCAGGATGAATGAGGAGAATATTCTATCTGGTATTTGTCAAGGAAAGACTCAgcgtgctggagcgatagtacagtgggtagggcatttgccttgcacgcggtcgacctgagtttaattcccagcatcccatatggtcccctgagcattgtcaggatgtaattcctgagtgcaaagccaggagtaacccctgagcattgctggtgtgactcaaaaggaaaaaaaaaaaaggaaaagctcaGGTCTCAGCATCTGACCTCCATTTGAACTCACTAGGCACTCTAGTattgcagaaaaaaattattttaatgtttggggggcggggctggaacgatagcacagcaggtagggccttgcatacagccgacccaggttctattcctctgcccctctcggagagtccggcaagctagcgagagtatctcgcccacatggcaaagtctggcaagctacccgtggcatatttgatatgccaaaaatagtaacaagtcttaaaatggagacattactggtgcccgctcaagcaaatcgatgagctatgggatgacagtgatagagtgaagttttggggctacacccagcagtgcttagggcttactcctggctctgtgttcagggatcattcctggatgggctcatgggaccatatggggtgctgggaatcaaatctaggcaagcttacctactgtactctctctccagccccagaaaaaaaatgatattgttTGGGAGTAAACAAAGGCACTGATTGGATATATTCTGTGGATGaggttgctctctctctctttgccctTTAAGACTGACCTCTAGCTAGAAATTTCTTACAGATCAGAAATTTCTTACAGACAATTGTGATTTAGAGAAGACCCACATTATGCTCTTTACCATGTCCTTACTCTATCTAGGATACAATGGCTGTTCGGTTCCAGCCACACAGCTGCATGCAACTTGCCTGACTCTACTTGACATAGTCTACCTTCTGCATGAACCCATATATGAGAGCCTGCTGAGAGCTTCAATCGAAAACTCCACACCCAGTCAACTACAAGGGTAAGGAAGAGTAGGCCCTTCCAGAAATAGGAAACATGCCACAAGATTTTGGGGAATGGAATTAACCTAGCAAAGCATCCAGTACACAGATATCCGCACAGTTCTAGTTGCCTGGTGCTAATTAAATTCCAGTGTGTTGGTTGGATACAGATGACTGAGTCCAATCAGAAAGCCCTAAAGGCTTTTACCTTTAAATTGAAATGGCTTCAGGTAATacactttcccctcccctctagTTCTGCCTTTATTGATGCTAATAACTAAAATTACCGAAATACTTTTAAAGCCAGTCACAGGATTGCAACTTGGACAAAAGTCTCTGATTACTGTAAAGTCAGACTGGTGTAAAGCCTCAGATACATCTGTTAGGGAGACAGATGCAACAACAAAAGGCCTATAACCATTCAGACATGAAGCTCATATTTTAATCCCTCTGAGTTGGGGGAGAGCCGCTGGGGGATTTTTTTACATCTAAAAAAatttcaagggggctggagcaatagcacagcgaggagggcgtttgccttgcacgctgccgacctgggttcgaatcccagcatcccatatggtcccctgagcaccgccaggagtaattcctgagtgtagagccaggagtaacccctgtgcatcgccgggtgtgacccaaaaaaagaaaaaaaaaaattttaagataatcaACATAAACAACTCATAGTTGAAGTTCTATGACCCTGGGATTTAGAAGATCCAGTTTCATTCTAGCTCCAAAATTAATATGGTTTTAATTATTTAGGGAAAAGTTTATTTCAGTGAAGGAAGACTTCATGCTGTTGGCAGTAGCAATCATTGCAGCAAGTGCTTTCATCCAAAACCATGAGTGTTGGAGCCAGGTATGCATCACTGAGCAGGACGAGCCTGGGCAGAATTCATTTAATAGAAAGCATTCGCCCATCAGTTAAAGAAACCGGAAGACAATCTATGAAAGATAAGTGCAAAGACCCAGAATCATGATGAACAAACATTTGGGAAGAATAGGAAATGGGAGGGAAAACTAGGGTACAGTAGGCTTTCCTCCATCAAAGCTGGAAATGGAGGCTCAAGCTCAgctttttcatttccctttatAATTATGTTAATAAGTCCAATAAATATATCCACCCAAGTAGAAAAATGTCAAGGCCCAAATACCACTTCTCATATTTCACAGACTGTATCTCTAGCAGAATGAACTGTCCAGCAGAAATTTTCCATGCTAACACTATCAAGGCGAAGGTATCCTAATATGATTTGAAGATTAGCAAACACTGGGATCTGGATTTAATCTTGTCTGAGttcagagaaacaaacaaacaaaaaaaaccttacatTTGGCTAAAGAGAACGACTCAAGCAATGTGTCTCTTGTGCACTGAAACATGTTGAGATTATTTAGTAATAAGAAATATGTCTGTTTCTGAAGGTTGTGGGCCATTTGCAGAGCATCACTGGCATTGCCTTGGAGAGTATTGTGGAGTTCTCTTATGCAATCCTGACTCACAGCGTGGGAGCCAACACTCCGGGGGCAAGGCAGCCTATTCCTCCCcacctggcggccagagctctGAGGGCGGCTGCTTCctccaactcatgaggcaggcggAATCTGCCAGCTATAAACAGCCTTCCGTCACTGCACCCAGTCCTCCCTTTGTTTACTTTCATACTCAGGGTACAAAAGTTCCAAATTATCTTTTGAACTGTATTTTGTGTTCCaatttcatgcttatttttctgTCTGCATCAGAGCTAAGGCGAATAGGCATGTCCTTTTTGCCCTATCAGAGTCAAaaattggaaaaagaaagaatatttgtgaagttgttttattttttgttttggtgccaaacctagtggtgctcaggagctatgcCCTGCTTGGCTATTTgagagatctctcctggaggtgttcaggagaccctgTGCTGGGGTTTGAGTCTGGTCCTCTGCAAACAAACTATgtactccagtcctctgagctacCTCTCAGGCCCAAGTGGTTCTTTTTCTGTTTATGGTATTTATGGCTTTTCTTTAACTGTTAATTTTATTCAGAGTTAACTAGAGGGGCTGGCACAACATTAcagcacaggtagggcatttactttgaacgcagccaaactgggttcaattcctgacagcCCATAtgtcctgagtccaccaggaatgatccctgagtgcagagccaggagtaagccctgagctgtgggtgtggcccccaaataaaaaagagtgAACATCAGACTTGTAGATTAGTATTATTTAGGGGTTCAAAAAACATAACCATCTGGATGACTTTGCCTGAGCATCAAGAGACTTCCcttaaaagttaaaagttaaaacatggggctggagcaatagaacagtgggtagggcatttgccttgcacgaggctaacccaggttttgattctcagcatcccatatgataccctgggcactgccaggaataattcctgagtgcaaagccaggagtaacccttgtgcattgctgggtgtgacccaaaaagaaaaaaaaagttaaaacactgTTCTATTACTGAAGCCTATGCATTTGGTGCTTTCTATACagctatttattttcattcatctTTTTAGAGTGAAAACTAGTCCATCTCCAAACATGTTTCATCAGGATTTCCATATATTTGTCCTTGAATTCAATTCTCCCAGAACACAAAGTGTACTCTATTGTAGTTAAAGAAAAACCCAACAGTGCACCTCTGGACAGTTATCAGATTGCAGTATATCttttattacaaataattaaATCTCTCCATAGTGTCTCAGACAGC
This region includes:
- the CNTD1 gene encoding cyclin N-terminal domain-containing protein 1; translation: MDRPPRPRQAALSDFQFGVVATETIEDALLHLVQQNDRAVQEAAGRMGSFREPRIVEFIFLLSEQWCLEKSVCYQAVEILERFMVKQAENICRQATIQLRNKTETQNWRALKEQLFNKFILRLVSCVQLASKLSFHYKIISNVTVLNFLHALGYLHTKEELLESELDVLKSLNFQINLPTPLAYVELLLEVLGYNGCSVPATQLHATCLTLLDIVYLLHEPIYESLLRASIENSTPSQLQGEKFISVKEDFMLLAVAIIAASAFIQNHECWSQVVGHLQSITGIALESIVEFSYAILTHSVGANTPGARQPIPPHLAARALRAAASSNS
- the LOC101557343 gene encoding cytochrome c oxidase assembly factor 3 homolog, mitochondrial, producing MAASGAGGPVDVKSGKAPVAQRIDPSREKLTPQQLHFMRQAQLAQWQKTLPQRRTRNIVTGLGIGALVLAIYGYTFYSVSQERFLDELEDEAKAARARAMARASGS